AGTTACCCTGCTTGTCCAACAGATTAAACAAGAACGGAAACTGATTACCCCCATTCAGGCTACATTGTTTTTGATCGGCCTTTACGAGGATACAGGTCATCTGTCCTTTCCATCCACCCGTCCTGAAGACGCATTTGCCGCTGGATTTCTGCTGGACCGCAAGGCGGATCTCAACATCCTGGGCACCTTTTTACAACCGGCTTACGGCAAAAAACAAAAAGAGATTCTTTTTAAGATGGTACAGGAGGCGGAACGAAGTGAGGTGAACGGTTTCTCACTGAGTGTCTCCCGAGTAGAAGTCCAAAATCGGGTGGAAAATCTTGCCATGGTGATGCAGATGTACCGAGAACTGATGAATGTGGACGTGGCCATCGGCATATTCCGGGACATGAAAAAAGACAAATGCATGGTGATCGGCAGAAGCGGGGTAGATGAAATCAACATTGGCGTACTTATGCGTTCTCTTGGCGGAGGCGGCCATCCAGGGGCAGGCTCGGCCCTGGTCAAAGGCGCAAATCCGGATGCGTTATTAGAAACCGTCATGGAATTGCTCAAGGGCAATCAGTATTCTTCGGTCATGCTCTCCGATATCATGTCATACCCTGTGGTAACGGTAAAAAACGACACGCCTGTGGGTGATGTGGCCATGATGCTTCGGGAGATGGGATGTTCGGGTATGCCTGTTGTGGACGACGACGATAATCTTGTGGGCGTTGTCTCAAGACGTGATTTTAGAAAAGTCAAAAAATCAAATCAGATGCAATCCCCAATTAAAGCCATTATGAGCCGCAAACTAATCACCATTGATTATGATAAAAGTGCATTTGAAGCTGCCCGACTAATGATCAGGCATGACATCGGAAGAATCCCCGTCATGAAAGAAGGAAAGATTATCGGCATCATCACCCGGTCTGATGCCATGATGTATTTTTATGATCTGTTACCGGACTAAGCGCATGACACATACCCCAAGACATTTGTAACCGCCCCCTCTCCCTTCCTGTCTTTACAAGATAAAAACGGAAGGGGGCGGTCGTCATATAAAGATATTATGGCAATGCAAACCTGGCAACCAGTTGATTGAGTCTTTCAGCCAGTTTGGATAAATCTAAAGAGCTCTCATTGACCTGGGTGCTACCATCTCGCATCTCACCCGATGCCTGGCTGACAATTTGAACATCTTGACTGACCTCTCCGGCTACGACAGATGCCTGGGTGACGTTTTCATTTACTTCATTAACCCCCTGCCCTGCCTGACTCACGTTATGTGCAATTTCCTGTGTGGTTGCACTTTGCTCTTCAATAGCCGCTGCTACTGCTGTAACAATGGAATTAATTTCATTTATAACTTTTACAATAGATTCAATGGCATCAACCGATTCTTTTGTGGTGGCCTGTACCTCGCCTATCCTGGAACCGATTTCACTGGTGGCATCGGCAGTTTGCTGGGCAAGAGCCTTAATCTCTCCGGCAACCACAGCAAATCCTTTTCCGGACTCCCCTGCCCTTGCTGCTTCAATCGTCGCATTCAGAGCCAAAAGATTGGTCTGCTCAGAAATTTCAGCAATGGTCTCAGTAACTCTACTGATTTGGGACGCGGCCTGCCCCAGATCGTTAACCTTAGTAGAGACCTCTTCGGCCTGTTTCACGGCATCCATAGTTGTTTGACTGCCTTTGGCCGTGTTGGATGCAATTTCCGAAATTGTCGAAGACATCTCTTCGGCTGCAGCAACAATCATCTGAATATTGGCAGACGTCTGCTCCGTGGCTGCAGCAACACCGGTCATGTTTGCGGTCATCTCTTCTGCGGCGGCCGCAACAGTGTTTGCTCTTTGCGATGTTTGCTCGGCATTGGTTGCCATTTTCTCTGAAATACCAGCCAATTCAGAGGACGACGAGGTAAGGGTCCGGGTGCCGTCGGTGATTTGGGTCAATATTTCCACCAAGTTGCCGGTCATTTTCTTCATACTGGCATAGATACCGGTGGATTTGCCGGCCTTTTCCTCAAATTTTGTTGTTAAATTTCCATCGGCAATGCTGTCTGCAATAGCGGCAATATCACCAGGCTCTCCGCCCAACTGAACCATGATGCCTTTAACAAATATGAGAATGCCAAGCACAATGATTATCAGGAAAAACAGCCCTACAATGACAACCAGCCTTTGAATGGAATGAACGGCACCTAAAAATTCATCTTCATTTTGGGTTACCGTGATGCTCCAGCCCGTTGAATGAACCGGTGCAAATCCGGCGATTTTAGTCGCACCTCTAAACTTGTAAAGTTCAACACCGGCTTCCTGGGCAATCATTCGTTTGGCAATTTTTTCCATGCCTTCTGTCTTAGCAATATTAACTTCAAAACGAATTTTTGTAGATGGATGTGAAATAACCAGGCCAGTTTTATCAATCATAAACGGATACCCGGTTTCTCCAATTTTCACAGCTGTAATTTTATCGCTAAGTCTGTTGAGCTTGATGAGAAAAACCAATGCACCGCCAAATTGATTGGAAGCCGTACGTAAAGGTACAGCTAGGCAGACAATCGGGTGTCCAGACGCCTTTGATAACAGAGGATCGCTTAAATTGGTCCGGCCTTGTTTCGCAATATTGAAGTAGTCTCGGTCGCTGAGGGAAGCACTAAGGAGCTGTTTCGTGTTATCAGCAATAACTGTTCCTTCCTGATTTGTCATAACAATGCTTTCGTAGCGACCTTGGCATTTATTAAAGACTTTTACTAAAAATTGCTGTAGCGCCTGATCCGTAGGAACGGTATCTGAATTATACGCATTGGAAACTGCCTTGGTTATCACAGGTGCCTGGGCCAGGGATTCGGCATAAATTATCTCCTGACTGACAATCTCTTCTGCCAGCATCGCCAAATCTTTGGCGATTTGCAAAGACTGGAATTCCGCGTTTGCGACCAGCGCATGGGTTGATTTACTTACAGAGAAATAGCCGATAATGGCAAGTGGAAGCATGGAGGCGATAATACCGCCAAGGATCAATTTGGATTTTAACGACAGCTTCATAAATAATTCTCCTTAACTAGTTTCTCAACGTTGTTAAACAGTATGTTACATTTGAAAAATCAAATGGGGAAAGCACAAAATAGCCGTCAATGATATTTTTCTTTAGTGACTTACTATCGATAGAAATCGTTCGTCGCATGAGGTTGCTTCTCTATTATATGAAGCAAGAAAGATATTGTTAGAATCCTATTATAATACAATTAGATGATTGTCAAATAAAGTTATAATCAAACATTCATATAAAACCCCGGATTATCCGGCCTTTGCGGCAACGCGGAGATGAGTCAAAAAACAAATAATTTTGTCTATTTTATAAATTTTAAGGCGTTATTAGTTGCCGATTGTGCAAAATAAACTGATGATCGGCAATGCGCTTCACCTGATCCATATAGTGGGAAACCATGATGATGGTACATCGGCTTTTCAGTCGAGCCAATAGTTCCTCAATGACCTGAACCGAGGTTTCATCTAAACTGGAAGTGGGCTCATCCAACAGCAGAACCTGGGGGGATAGAACAAGGGATCTCGCCAGGCACAGCCGTTGCTGCTGACCTCCGGAAAGAAGGCGTGCATCATCGGACAGGCGGTCCTTGACCTCATCCCATAAAAAGGCATGTTCAAGGGATTTTTTTACTTTTTCCTGGATGCTGCCCTGATTTTTGCATCCGGCAAGCTTAAGAGGAAATGCAACATTTCTGTAAATGCTCATGGGCAATGGATTGGGAGTCTGAAATACCATCCCCACCCTTTTTCGCAATTCAGGCAAAGCATAGTCCTTTTGAAAAATATTTTCAAATCCATCACCGAAATCAATGGTCACCTGTCCATCAACCCTCGCGCCTTCCATACTGTTGCAAAGCCGGTTTAATATGGTGAGAAATGAGGATTTGCCCTGCCCTGACGGCCCGGTAATGGAAGTGATCGTATTGGCATAAATGTCAATATTAATATCTTCCAGGATGGTCCGGGACCTGTAATAAAAATAGAGATCTCTGATTTTTACTTTAACCGAAGTTTGCATACCTGATTCCTATCCCATGATTCCTGCCCTGCGATCAATCAGCGTCTTGATGACATGGGCAAATATAAAAAGTATTGAACAGATCAAAAGCAGGATTAAGGCAGCACCATATCCTTTCACCAGTTCTGTAGAGTCCGTGTATTCCGATGCCGTATAATATATAAAAAACGGCAGAGCCTCGAAACTTGCAAAAAAAGATTTAGGAACACCTGCGGTGGCAACCACGCCGGTAAGCATAATTACGGCTGTATCCTCGGCACACCGTCCAATGGCAAGGACCACACCGGAAACAATGTCCGAAAGTGCCAAAGGCAGCAAAACCAGAAGCACATTCTGCAGCTTTGTGGCGCCTAATCCCGGTGCTGTTAGGCGGGTCAACAGGGGGATTCTTTCAATGGCGCCCTGGGTGGTTTTGATAATATAGGGCAACACCAGAAACGCAAGGGATAAGGCTGAAATCAATAAACACGGATAAATTCGGCTGTTGTAAAAATGGTGTAAAAAGATGGTAATGGAAAAACCAAACAATCCGACGACAATAGAAGGGATTCCGGCCAGAAGATCTACCATAAACCCAAACACGATCCTGGCATTTGAAGATGCATATTCTGCCAGATAAATTCCGGCACAAAGCCCCAAGGGCAGTGCAATGCTTACGGATAAAATGATCAGCAAAAACGTACCAGCCATGGCTGGAAACAGGCCGCCGAACACCTGGCGTTTGAGTAGGATGGCATCCAAAGGGCGGGTATCGGCAAAAATAAGATCAATATTCAGGGATCGCCCGCCTTTCAATATTAAAAATCCGATAATGATACAAACGCCGGTGGTAAGCAGCAAAGCGCAGACCCAGGAAAAAAAGGATAAAAGCCTGTCAGGTAATCTCTGTGACATTATTCTATTCTCCGGCCGGACATACGCGCCAAAAAAATCCCGATACCTGTCATCAAATACAAAACAGCGCCGCTGACAAATATGGTCTTAAATTCAATGCTGTCAAAATCCGCAGCGATGATCATTGCAATGTGGGCGGTCAGCGTCCTGGCCGAATCCAAAACAGATGCCGGCAACATAACACTGTTTCCGCTGAGCATCAGGGCCACCAGAGTATCTCCCATGGCCCGGCCAAAAGCCAGAATCAACCCGGTCAGCACCCCGGGCCAGGCCTGGGGTAAAATTACATAAAACAGTTTTTGAAAAGGGGTGGCTCCAAGGGAATCCACGGCATCCGTATAAATTTTGGGTACCCGTTCAAAGCTTGCGCAAAAAAATAGAATCATGGTAGGGGAAATAAGCAGGCCAAGCATAATGGATGCAGTCAAAATACTCAGACCTGATCCATGGGAAAAAAGATCCCGGACAAGGGGCACCAGCAGAAACACCCCTACAAATCCGTAAATCACAGTGGGAATAGCAGTCATGAATTGAACAAATTTTTTAAGCAACCGGCCGGCCGGTCCCTTATGAGTGATCTGCACAAAAAAAGAACACCCAAGGCTGATGGGTAAACTGATGACAAGACTTAAAGAGGCGATATAAAAGGTGCCTGCAATCATGGCGAAAATGCCAAACCGGCCATGGTCCGGC
This window of the uncultured Desulfobacter sp. genome carries:
- a CDS encoding ABC transporter permease subunit, translating into MSQRLPDRLLSFFSWVCALLLTTGVCIIIGFLILKGGRSLNIDLIFADTRPLDAILLKRQVFGGLFPAMAGTFLLIILSVSIALPLGLCAGIYLAEYASSNARIVFGFMVDLLAGIPSIVVGLFGFSITIFLHHFYNSRIYPCLLISALSLAFLVLPYIIKTTQGAIERIPLLTRLTAPGLGATKLQNVLLVLLPLALSDIVSGVVLAIGRCAEDTAVIMLTGVVATAGVPKSFFASFEALPFFIYYTASEYTDSTELVKGYGAALILLLICSILFIFAHVIKTLIDRRAGIMG
- a CDS encoding ATP-binding cassette domain-containing protein, with the protein product MQTSVKVKIRDLYFYYRSRTILEDINIDIYANTITSITGPSGQGKSSFLTILNRLCNSMEGARVDGQVTIDFGDGFENIFQKDYALPELRKRVGMVFQTPNPLPMSIYRNVAFPLKLAGCKNQGSIQEKVKKSLEHAFLWDEVKDRLSDDARLLSGGQQQRLCLARSLVLSPQVLLLDEPTSSLDETSVQVIEELLARLKSRCTIIMVSHYMDQVKRIADHQFILHNRQLITP
- a CDS encoding ABC transporter permease subunit, whose amino-acid sequence is MSLKDKCAPAVFAGASFLCAAVTLCVLGFMVMLSLPVLKSGMLWTILTDSWSPDHGRFGIFAMIAGTFYIASLSLVISLPISLGCSFFVQITHKGPAGRLLKKFVQFMTAIPTVIYGFVGVFLLVPLVRDLFSHGSGLSILTASIMLGLLISPTMILFFCASFERVPKIYTDAVDSLGATPFQKLFYVILPQAWPGVLTGLILAFGRAMGDTLVALMLSGNSVMLPASVLDSARTLTAHIAMIIAADFDSIEFKTIFVSGAVLYLMTGIGIFLARMSGRRIE
- a CDS encoding methyl-accepting chemotaxis protein gives rise to the protein MKLSLKSKLILGGIIASMLPLAIIGYFSVSKSTHALVANAEFQSLQIAKDLAMLAEEIVSQEIIYAESLAQAPVITKAVSNAYNSDTVPTDQALQQFLVKVFNKCQGRYESIVMTNQEGTVIADNTKQLLSASLSDRDYFNIAKQGRTNLSDPLLSKASGHPIVCLAVPLRTASNQFGGALVFLIKLNRLSDKITAVKIGETGYPFMIDKTGLVISHPSTKIRFEVNIAKTEGMEKIAKRMIAQEAGVELYKFRGATKIAGFAPVHSTGWSITVTQNEDEFLGAVHSIQRLVVIVGLFFLIIIVLGILIFVKGIMVQLGGEPGDIAAIADSIADGNLTTKFEEKAGKSTGIYASMKKMTGNLVEILTQITDGTRTLTSSSSELAGISEKMATNAEQTSQRANTVAAAAEEMTANMTGVAAATEQTSANIQMIVAAAEEMSSTISEIASNTAKGSQTTMDAVKQAEEVSTKVNDLGQAASQISRVTETIAEISEQTNLLALNATIEAARAGESGKGFAVVAGEIKALAQQTADATSEIGSRIGEVQATTKESVDAIESIVKVINEINSIVTAVAAAIEEQSATTQEIAHNVSQAGQGVNEVNENVTQASVVAGEVSQDVQIVSQASGEMRDGSTQVNESSLDLSKLAERLNQLVARFALP
- a CDS encoding CBS domain-containing protein, which produces MKIITTHKAADFDALACLVAATIIYPDAKPVLPGTINANLKNFLAIHKDLFDLWAPNEVDLDTVDTLICVDTHSWSRLDQRLSVLSEKPNLDVIVWDHHEDGDIDARESHLSQTGAAVTLLVQQIKQERKLITPIQATLFLIGLYEDTGHLSFPSTRPEDAFAAGFLLDRKADLNILGTFLQPAYGKKQKEILFKMVQEAERSEVNGFSLSVSRVEVQNRVENLAMVMQMYRELMNVDVAIGIFRDMKKDKCMVIGRSGVDEINIGVLMRSLGGGGHPGAGSALVKGANPDALLETVMELLKGNQYSSVMLSDIMSYPVVTVKNDTPVGDVAMMLREMGCSGMPVVDDDDNLVGVVSRRDFRKVKKSNQMQSPIKAIMSRKLITIDYDKSAFEAARLMIRHDIGRIPVMKEGKIIGIITRSDAMMYFYDLLPD